A part of Thermococcus sp. SY098 genomic DNA contains:
- a CDS encoding single- stranded DNA-binding family protein has product MPRLLTGFVRAAGYANKVRKVLFAITRGKVNPEEVVRAAAELNQYLFNKFQEIGVKKEDVVRIEAEFDIKDGKIEWNFDSLKIEIYKKEEEEKLAEAMREVEESEKALELVVEELSKLSEKLRSLSDEISQLVQKIKQEHTALKLEFEKEEV; this is encoded by the coding sequence ATGCCGCGTCTCCTAACTGGTTTTGTTAGAGCGGCTGGTTATGCAAACAAAGTGAGAAAAGTTTTATTCGCTATTACAAGGGGAAAAGTTAATCCCGAAGAAGTTGTTAGGGCTGCCGCTGAGCTTAACCAGTATCTCTTCAACAAATTCCAAGAAATTGGAGTTAAAAAAGAGGACGTTGTAAGAATTGAGGCTGAGTTTGATATTAAAGATGGAAAAATTGAATGGAATTTTGACAGCCTGAAAATCGAGATTTACAAGAAGGAGGAAGAAGAAAAGCTTGCAGAAGCAATGCGTGAGGTAGAAGAGAGCGAGAAAGCCCTCGAACTTGTAGTTGAAGAGCTCAGCAAGCTATCAGAAAAGCTAAGAAGCTTAAGTGATGAAATATCACAACTCGTCCAAAAAATTAAGCAGGAACACACAGCATTAAAGCTTGAATTTGAAAAAGAAGAAGTTTAG
- a CDS encoding ubiquitin-like small modifier protein 1 — MKVKFYATLRDLTGKKEIEIRGVKTVKELLDTLDKMFPGIKKELIDEDGDVNGMILVNGHNIVHLKLWDTELKEEDVVHIFPPAGGG, encoded by the coding sequence ATGAAAGTGAAGTTTTATGCAACATTGAGAGACCTGACCGGAAAAAAAGAGATTGAAATCAGGGGCGTAAAAACCGTAAAGGAGCTCTTAGATACGCTTGACAAGATGTTTCCAGGGATCAAAAAAGAGCTAATTGATGAAGATGGAGACGTTAACGGCATGATACTCGTCAATGGACACAATATTGTCCATCTGAAGCTTTGGGATACAGAGCTGAAAGAGGAGGATGTGGTACATATATTCCCCCCAGCCGGCGGTGGATGA
- a CDS encoding adenylate kinase yields MNILIFGPPGSGKSTHSRKIIEKYNLVYISSGDIIRGEINKGTTLGREMEKYLSQGDLIPDIVVNTLVLSRLRRTRNNFIIDGYPRTAEQVLALENYLYDHGIRLDAAIDIFISKEESIERISGRRICSKCGAVYHVHYKPPKIPNTCDICGGKIIQRPDDKPEIVSKRYDVYIKNMRPIIKFYRKQGVYVQINGHGGIEEVWERIRPLLDYIYNKEKKRKEHE; encoded by the coding sequence ATGAATATCCTGATTTTTGGACCTCCTGGAAGCGGAAAATCCACACATTCTCGAAAAATAATTGAAAAATACAATCTGGTGTATATCTCCTCCGGCGATATAATTAGGGGAGAAATAAACAAAGGCACTACACTTGGAAGAGAGATGGAGAAATATCTTTCACAGGGAGATTTAATCCCCGACATTGTTGTTAATACTCTCGTCCTCTCAAGACTTAGGAGAACACGAAACAACTTTATAATCGATGGATACCCCAGAACTGCAGAGCAGGTTTTGGCATTGGAGAACTATTTATATGATCATGGAATTAGGCTGGATGCTGCAATTGATATATTCATATCAAAAGAGGAAAGCATTGAAAGAATAAGCGGAAGGAGAATATGCAGTAAGTGCGGGGCAGTATATCATGTCCATTATAAGCCACCAAAGATCCCAAACACGTGTGACATATGTGGCGGGAAGATCATCCAGAGACCTGATGATAAGCCGGAAATCGTTTCAAAAAGGTATGACGTTTATATAAAAAACATGAGACCAATAATCAAGTTCTATAGAAAACAGGGGGTATATGTCCAAATTAACGGTCATGGTGGAATTGAGGAAGTGTGGGAGAGAATCAGACCGCTTTTAGATTACATCTACAACAAGGAGAAAAAGAGAAAGGAGCATGAATGA
- a CDS encoding peptide transporter, with protein MVKTKVKEKSEEQKTHSEQSFDFNKLRKYAFPILVVIVALIGFKIRYQTASYKYFIDPDTFYHFEIYKLTIKEWIPKYYMMADAPFGSKIAEPLGLYMLPALLYKFLSIFGYSEIAVFKLWPPLVGFFSIIAIYLLGKKFHSDWAGLWAAAVMMFSTAHFVRTFSGNNRGDGPFLMLFLYAVIVLFMYLDSKSRKRYLWGALFVIFSVTSLSVWNGSPFGLMVLLGFGSVYAILLFIFGKIEKFKEFIKDFYPAYFAVLILGYLLTLPGIIRVRSFIRFAFEVFIALVLLTLVMLYGERFKLNYSDRKHRFAVVAIIVLLGFAGAYAYVGPKLFKLMSGAYQSTQVYETVQELAKTTWNDVSRYYAVKSSDGMIFLISLLGILAVALRFVLSLSREGKIDEKQLFVLIYYTMSLYLMWTAVRFLFLASGAVILVFGILIGELFSFVENMKEKASTKALYAVLLIILFIPIPVVGATSMNSQAKAMARAGSVTPSWEETLKWLNQNTPKLSTATSWWDYGYWIESSLLGNRRAPADGGHARDRDYILARFLANDGTKSEVDFESWELNYFIVWTQDIFKFNAISYLGGAISRKERDNLAMVLPFQKYGNNLYVLNQNQMIRVLTENGKKKVVIQVGNQQLEPIQAIFVQTGEVVREQGTYPGIVWIFPNYALLTYHKIAFSNFIRMAFLGGNGVPNFRLVKSTGDINVYEFHPFVVYKIEVYKNGTWSTIKKLEPGEYKARLYISAFGRDVKDATIKLRAYKNGKLIADETIATNVNIDHLNEKPVEVMLNVPNATKYEIVLIQKGPVGALVGAPEFNGKLSNPIYVVPEGKRGKLTLKAEFDKDYTVSLYLRATIIYLVRTQGTNNEDENAAFEPYMDIIKYVPVKEGISVKAGVNTITAEVEMPQVFAQYIEQLKQKYGADKVIIRGKRIEPVFIADKEYVIYSQG; from the coding sequence ATGGTGAAGACGAAAGTTAAAGAAAAATCCGAAGAGCAAAAAACCCATTCCGAACAATCATTCGATTTTAACAAACTCAGAAAGTACGCTTTTCCAATTTTAGTCGTGATTGTTGCGTTAATTGGTTTCAAAATCAGATATCAGACAGCAAGCTACAAGTACTTCATAGATCCCGACACATTCTATCATTTTGAAATTTATAAGCTCACAATAAAGGAGTGGATACCAAAATACTACATGATGGCGGATGCACCTTTTGGATCTAAGATAGCTGAACCCCTTGGACTTTACATGCTACCGGCATTGCTGTACAAATTCCTTTCCATATTTGGATATAGCGAAATAGCGGTCTTTAAGCTTTGGCCACCTTTGGTCGGATTCTTCAGCATTATTGCGATATATTTACTTGGGAAAAAGTTCCATTCAGACTGGGCTGGGCTCTGGGCAGCTGCAGTAATGATGTTTTCCACAGCACACTTTGTGAGGACATTTTCAGGAAACAACAGAGGTGATGGACCGTTTTTGATGTTGTTCCTTTATGCCGTCATTGTACTGTTTATGTATCTGGATTCAAAGAGCAGAAAGAGATATCTGTGGGGAGCATTGTTTGTGATATTTTCCGTCACCTCTCTGAGTGTGTGGAACGGTTCCCCATTTGGATTAATGGTTCTTCTTGGTTTTGGGAGCGTTTATGCTATCCTTCTGTTTATCTTTGGAAAAATTGAAAAATTCAAAGAGTTCATCAAAGACTTTTACCCAGCATATTTTGCAGTGCTCATTTTGGGATATCTGCTAACTTTACCCGGCATAATACGCGTCAGGAGCTTTATCAGGTTTGCCTTCGAAGTGTTCATAGCACTTGTACTGTTAACCCTGGTGATGCTCTATGGTGAGAGATTTAAGCTGAACTATTCCGACAGAAAACACAGATTTGCTGTAGTTGCAATAATAGTCCTTCTGGGATTCGCTGGAGCATACGCATATGTAGGTCCAAAGCTGTTTAAGCTCATGAGTGGGGCATACCAGTCAACTCAGGTTTATGAAACAGTTCAAGAGCTTGCAAAGACAACTTGGAATGATGTTTCAAGGTACTATGCAGTGAAATCATCGGATGGAATGATATTTTTAATCTCTCTGCTTGGAATTTTAGCAGTGGCACTTCGCTTTGTGCTTAGCTTGTCCAGAGAAGGAAAAATCGACGAAAAACAACTGTTTGTACTGATCTACTATACAATGTCCCTCTACCTAATGTGGACTGCGGTGAGGTTCCTGTTCTTAGCTTCGGGTGCTGTCATTTTGGTATTTGGGATACTAATAGGAGAGCTGTTTAGCTTTGTTGAGAACATGAAGGAGAAAGCATCCACGAAGGCTTTGTATGCTGTGCTTCTAATAATCCTCTTTATTCCAATTCCAGTAGTTGGTGCAACAAGCATGAATTCTCAAGCAAAAGCCATGGCAAGAGCGGGCTCAGTAACACCATCTTGGGAAGAAACATTAAAGTGGCTGAACCAGAATACGCCCAAGCTTTCAACTGCCACTTCATGGTGGGACTATGGGTACTGGATAGAGTCGAGCCTTCTCGGTAATAGGAGAGCTCCTGCTGATGGGGGGCATGCAAGGGATAGGGATTACATCTTAGCAAGATTCCTCGCAAATGATGGAACAAAAAGTGAGGTCGACTTTGAAAGCTGGGAGCTCAACTACTTCATAGTGTGGACTCAGGATATCTTCAAATTTAATGCGATAAGCTATCTTGGTGGAGCAATAAGCAGAAAGGAAAGAGACAATCTCGCCATGGTACTTCCTTTCCAGAAATATGGGAACAATCTCTACGTTCTAAATCAAAATCAAATGATAAGAGTCCTCACAGAAAACGGGAAAAAGAAAGTCGTGATCCAGGTTGGGAATCAGCAGCTTGAACCTATACAGGCCATATTTGTTCAGACTGGAGAAGTAGTCAGGGAACAGGGAACATATCCCGGTATCGTGTGGATATTCCCCAATTATGCTCTTCTTACATATCACAAGATAGCCTTCAGCAACTTTATCAGGATGGCATTTTTAGGAGGAAATGGTGTTCCAAACTTCCGGCTTGTTAAATCAACGGGCGACATTAACGTCTATGAGTTCCACCCGTTTGTAGTTTACAAGATAGAGGTTTATAAAAATGGAACGTGGAGTACTATCAAAAAGCTTGAACCTGGAGAGTATAAAGCCAGACTCTACATATCAGCCTTTGGTAGAGACGTGAAGGATGCAACAATAAAGCTCAGAGCATACAAGAACGGAAAGCTAATAGCAGATGAAACAATAGCAACCAATGTTAACATTGATCATCTGAATGAGAAACCAGTTGAAGTAATGCTTAATGTTCCAAATGCAACTAAGTATGAGATTGTACTCATCCAAAAAGGCCCTGTGGGAGCATTAGTAGGCGCCCCAGAATTCAATGGCAAACTTTCCAACCCAATCTATGTTGTCCCAGAGGGAAAAAGAGGTAAGCTCACATTAAAGGCAGAGTTTGACAAGGACTACACAGTTAGCCTATATTTGAGGGCTACAATTATCTATCTGGTCAGAACACAAGGAACAAACAATGAGGACGAGAATGCAGCATTTGAGCCATACATGGACATCATAAAGTATGTTCCAGTTAAAGAAGGCATTTCAGTAAAAGCCGGTGTGAATACGATAACAGCAGAGGTGGAGATGCCTCAAGTCTTTGCTCAGTATATAGAACAGCTCAAGCAGAAGTACGGTGCCGATAAAGTTATTATAAGAGGCAAGAGAATTGAGCCAGTGTTTATAGCAGACAAAGAGTATGTGATCTATAGCCAGGGTTAG
- a CDS encoding ParB/RepB/Spo0J family partition protein gives MTEKEEIILITREKAFERARRLKRENELIYGVKFIIDHKYLPLDILIPTQRELSEAKLLIVLQEIKHGYDAPIIVLEHQKKYYILDGHHRAYALKKLGFSQVECLILKPREEIKTKIDETVQRSKLKSLDDIKIVRDKR, from the coding sequence GTGACAGAAAAGGAAGAGATAATCTTGATCACGAGAGAAAAAGCATTCGAAAGAGCAAGGCGTCTCAAACGGGAGAATGAGCTTATCTATGGCGTTAAATTCATCATAGACCATAAATATCTTCCGCTTGATATCCTAATACCTACACAAAGAGAACTAAGTGAAGCGAAGCTGCTAATTGTTTTACAGGAGATCAAGCATGGTTATGATGCTCCTATTATAGTGTTAGAACATCAGAAGAAATATTATATCCTCGATGGTCACCACAGAGCTTATGCACTTAAAAAGCTGGGGTTTTCCCAAGTGGAGTGTCTAATTCTAAAACCAAGAGAAGAAATTAAAACAAAAATTGACGAAACAGTTCAAAGGTCAAAATTAAAAAGCTTAGACGACATAAAAATAGTAAGAGACAAGCGCTAA
- a CDS encoding class I SAM-dependent methyltransferase gives MAQYFDKIAYRYDAWYQTKVGQYVNRTEKRLIFSMIKTKRGRALDLGCGTGNYTFELYRRGFDVIGVDLSQEMLKIAKAKIPDVLFIRADAYNLPFKKEAFDLVLSVTMFEFIHEPERVLDEIYRILKPGGEVVIGTMNGKSLWFLFKRVKSLFVETAYRYARFYTPKELETLLANAGFSDVESKGVIFFPSFFPFVGVAEKVDRKVNKKLKNLGAFIAVRGVKK, from the coding sequence ATGGCACAGTACTTTGATAAAATTGCTTACCGCTATGATGCATGGTATCAAACAAAGGTCGGGCAGTACGTTAATAGAACGGAAAAAAGGCTCATTTTCTCTATGATCAAAACGAAAAGAGGACGAGCACTTGACTTGGGCTGTGGTACTGGAAATTACACCTTCGAACTCTATAGAAGAGGCTTTGATGTGATAGGGGTTGACTTGAGTCAAGAAATGCTCAAAATCGCCAAAGCTAAAATCCCAGATGTTCTTTTTATCCGAGCCGACGCATACAACCTGCCATTCAAAAAAGAGGCATTTGATCTGGTATTGAGTGTTACAATGTTTGAGTTTATTCACGAACCCGAGAGAGTTCTGGATGAAATATACCGGATATTAAAACCGGGAGGGGAAGTGGTTATTGGAACTATGAATGGAAAAAGCTTATGGTTCCTCTTCAAGCGGGTTAAAAGCCTGTTTGTTGAAACGGCATACAGGTATGCAAGGTTCTACACTCCAAAAGAATTAGAAACACTCTTAGCAAATGCGGGATTCAGCGATGTGGAAAGCAAGGGTGTTATATTTTTCCCATCATTCTTCCCGTTTGTTGGGGTTGCAGAGAAAGTTGACCGCAAAGTTAACAAAAAGTTGAAGAATCTTGGGGCATTCATAGCTGTTAGGGGAGTTAAGAAGTGA